In Chryseobacterium oranimense, a single window of DNA contains:
- a CDS encoding isoprenylcysteine carboxylmethyltransferase family protein, producing the protein MNSLQILFSASMAAWFLTEILYKNMLKSGKEDSKDKDKSTLNILWMAIPFSIAASVTVSYMTRFPIAESEWILYLGEAFILTGIIFRFIIIRSLGKYFTVDVTIKQDHQIKKEGFYKYLRHPSYAFSLLTSLGLGLYLNNWLSLILAFLPPFLAFIYRIKIEEQALIEKFGEEYLEYRRTTKKLIPFIY; encoded by the coding sequence ATGAATTCTTTACAAATTCTATTTTCTGCCTCAATGGCCGCGTGGTTTCTCACAGAGATTCTTTACAAAAATATGCTGAAATCCGGGAAGGAAGACAGCAAAGATAAAGACAAATCGACCCTCAATATTCTATGGATGGCTATTCCGTTCTCCATAGCGGCTTCGGTTACGGTGTCTTATATGACCAGATTTCCGATTGCTGAAAGCGAATGGATCTTATACTTAGGGGAAGCTTTTATCCTCACCGGAATTATCTTCCGGTTTATCATCATCCGATCTTTAGGGAAATACTTTACAGTAGATGTGACAATAAAACAGGACCACCAGATCAAAAAAGAAGGGTTTTACAAATACTTAAGACATCCTTCCTATGCATTTTCTCTGTTAACTTCTTTAGGGTTAGGGTTATACCTTAATAATTGGCTTTCTTTAATACTCGCCTTCCTGCCACCTTTTTTAGCCTTCATTTACAGGATTAAAATTGAAGAACAGGCCCTTATAGAAAAATTTGGAGAAGAGTATCTGGAATACAGAAGGACCACAAAAAAATTGATCCCGTTCATTTACTGA
- a CDS encoding GyrI-like domain-containing protein produces MEEHKKRIIKAIAYIDNNLDADLSLEKMAGIAMYSPFHFHRIFKLITGETLQNYIIRKKIEKSAFYLAVKKDIELKELYLDLGFSNHSVFSKTFKKYYGIAPTAFRNSAPETFHKILQIQSKNGQMDTVFSQYICTIENLLNWTKMNLKIEVKELPEMNLAAVMSLGIANVEPSYNILIDWARKKQLFPRENVKMISVYHDSFKVTPPDKVRIHACMLLDKNLEKQEGLVFPETLHAGKFIVGSGEVTLQDFEQCWVSLFLWMNEHHYSKRKTFPFEIYHTNFKEHPEGKMIVDFCIPVH; encoded by the coding sequence ATGGAGGAGCACAAAAAAAGAATCATCAAAGCAATAGCATACATTGATAATAATCTGGATGCGGATTTATCCCTGGAAAAAATGGCAGGTATTGCCATGTATTCACCCTTCCATTTTCACAGGATTTTTAAGCTCATTACCGGCGAAACACTCCAGAATTATATCATCAGAAAGAAAATAGAAAAAAGCGCTTTTTACCTGGCCGTAAAGAAGGATATTGAATTGAAAGAACTCTATCTGGATCTCGGGTTTTCCAACCATTCCGTTTTCAGTAAGACTTTTAAAAAATATTATGGAATAGCGCCAACCGCCTTCAGGAATTCTGCACCCGAAACTTTTCACAAGATTTTACAGATACAGAGCAAGAACGGACAAATGGATACGGTTTTCAGCCAATACATTTGTACTATAGAAAACCTGTTAAACTGGACTAAAATGAATTTAAAAATCGAAGTAAAAGAACTGCCGGAAATGAATCTGGCTGCAGTAATGAGTTTAGGAATTGCTAATGTGGAGCCTTCTTACAATATTCTCATAGACTGGGCGAGAAAGAAGCAATTGTTCCCCCGGGAAAACGTTAAAATGATCTCTGTATATCATGACAGCTTTAAAGTAACCCCACCCGACAAGGTGAGAATCCATGCATGTATGCTTCTGGATAAAAATCTTGAAAAACAGGAAGGGCTGGTATTTCCGGAAACCTTACATGCCGGAAAGTTTATTGTAGGAAGCGGGGAAGTTACCCTTCAGGACTTTGAACAGTGCTGGGTTTCCCTTTTTTTATGGATGAATGAGCATCATTATTCCAAGAGAAAGACATTTCCGTTCGAGATCTATCATACCAATTTCAAGGAGCATCCGGAAGGCAAGATGATCGTGGATTTCTGCATCCCGGTTCATTAA
- a CDS encoding TonB-dependent receptor produces MKTQGNKLLLLIAFLSFIAGYSQVRISGKVTFKNKGISEINVTLKDTYDGATTDAQGNFSFETSEKGNHILTFTHPKYQEVEKTVIIDNQDVSVNTELKEQISEIDAVVVSAGSIEASDKKRATALLTPIDIYTTAGADGQISSALNYLPGVQKVGETEGLFIRGGTGTESKIFMDGSLINNYFSNSVPGIAGRDRFNTSLFKGNIFSSGGYSALYGQALSGALMLESVDLPDQSSYDFGISPIFLSAGFQKLGEDKNHSFGATLGYSLLSAMQKVFNFNTDFIDAPQGLNGDFNFRIKTKSGGFLKYYGMYDSNKMGVRTESLEPEYDFALVRLKGKNTYHNLSFKQKFGKYLLNAGTSYSYNRSDLNFSTETNNSESGRSELLTDGNYINFKAVLERKINKISALRAGFELNNTSENLNFGEVQKNYKDLISAVFAETDLGFSNALSAKIGVRAENSSYLGKSNIAPRFALAYRLAKDWTTSFAYGLFYQNPESKYINWPADLDFQKSQHYIFQIQRASDGRSLRFEAFYKKYDQLIKTFNITPDKEQNQQVQTALNNNGYGYAKGLELFWRDKKTFENIDYWISYSFLDSKRDFINYPVSLKPSFASAHTLSAVAKRFIPEWKLGVNLSYTYSKGRPYYDIATKSENNNAVNYIRNEGKLKDYNALNISFNYLPNLGKKDAKAFTVFVLSVSNVLGSKNIYGYNFSLDGSRSSAVVPPVNTFVFIGAFISFGVDKTQDAINNNL; encoded by the coding sequence ATGAAAACACAGGGAAATAAACTTTTACTGCTGATTGCTTTTCTATCCTTCATCGCAGGATATTCACAGGTCAGGATCTCGGGAAAAGTTACTTTTAAAAATAAGGGCATTAGCGAAATCAATGTCACATTAAAAGACACTTATGATGGTGCTACTACAGACGCCCAGGGAAACTTTTCCTTTGAAACTTCAGAAAAAGGAAACCATATTCTGACCTTTACCCATCCGAAATATCAGGAAGTAGAAAAAACAGTTATTATTGATAATCAGGACGTTTCAGTCAACACAGAGCTTAAAGAGCAGATCAGTGAGATTGATGCTGTAGTGGTTTCCGCAGGTTCTATTGAAGCCAGCGATAAAAAAAGAGCTACGGCCCTGCTGACACCCATTGATATTTATACTACGGCAGGAGCAGACGGGCAGATTTCTTCAGCTTTAAATTATCTTCCGGGCGTTCAGAAGGTCGGGGAAACGGAAGGCCTTTTCATCAGGGGAGGCACAGGAACAGAATCCAAAATCTTTATGGACGGAAGCCTTATTAACAATTATTTCTCGAATTCAGTTCCGGGAATTGCAGGAAGAGACCGTTTCAATACCTCTCTTTTTAAAGGAAATATTTTTTCAAGCGGCGGATATTCTGCATTATACGGTCAGGCACTTTCAGGAGCTCTGATGCTTGAAAGCGTGGACCTTCCGGACCAAAGCTCTTATGACTTTGGGATATCACCTATCTTTCTGAGTGCAGGATTTCAGAAGCTGGGAGAAGATAAAAACCATTCTTTCGGGGCTACTTTAGGCTACTCACTTTTAAGCGCTATGCAGAAAGTTTTTAATTTCAATACAGATTTCATTGATGCCCCTCAGGGCTTAAACGGCGATTTTAACTTTAGAATTAAAACAAAATCCGGCGGATTCCTGAAATATTATGGAATGTACGACTCCAATAAAATGGGGGTAAGAACTGAAAGCCTGGAACCGGAATACGATTTTGCACTAGTAAGACTGAAAGGGAAAAATACCTACCATAACTTGTCTTTTAAACAGAAATTCGGGAAATATCTTCTGAATGCAGGAACTTCTTATTCCTACAACAGATCTGACCTTAATTTTTCCACGGAAACCAATAATTCAGAATCAGGAAGGTCTGAACTTTTAACAGACGGAAACTACATCAACTTTAAAGCGGTTCTGGAAAGAAAGATCAATAAAATCAGTGCACTAAGAGCCGGTTTTGAATTGAATAATACAAGTGAGAACCTGAATTTTGGAGAAGTACAGAAAAATTATAAAGACCTTATATCCGCTGTTTTTGCAGAAACAGATCTGGGATTCAGCAATGCACTGTCTGCAAAAATAGGAGTGAGGGCTGAAAACTCTTCTTATTTAGGAAAAAGCAATATTGCACCACGTTTCGCATTAGCTTACCGTCTGGCAAAAGACTGGACGACCTCCTTTGCGTACGGACTGTTTTATCAGAATCCTGAAAGCAAATATATCAACTGGCCTGCAGATCTTGATTTTCAGAAATCCCAGCATTATATTTTCCAGATCCAGAGAGCATCAGACGGTAGAAGCCTTCGTTTTGAGGCTTTTTATAAGAAATACGACCAGCTGATCAAAACATTTAATATCACGCCGGACAAAGAACAGAACCAGCAGGTACAGACCGCTTTGAATAATAATGGCTATGGCTATGCAAAAGGGCTTGAGCTGTTCTGGAGAGATAAAAAAACCTTTGAAAACATAGATTACTGGATCAGCTATTCCTTCCTGGATTCAAAAAGAGATTTTATCAACTATCCTGTGAGCCTGAAACCAAGTTTTGCTTCTGCACACACCCTTTCTGCTGTAGCTAAAAGATTTATCCCGGAATGGAAATTAGGCGTGAATTTATCTTACACCTATTCCAAAGGCCGGCCTTATTATGATATTGCTACAAAATCTGAAAATAACAATGCAGTCAATTATATCAGAAATGAAGGAAAGCTGAAAGACTACAATGCCTTAAACATCAGCTTTAATTATCTTCCGAATCTTGGAAAAAAAGATGCTAAAGCTTTCACTGTCTTTGTATTGAGCGTTTCCAATGTTCTGGGTTCTAAAAATATATACGGATACAATTTTTCCCTGGACGGATCCAGAAGTTCGGCAGTGGTTCCACCGGTCAATACCTTTGTATTCATAGGAGCTTTCATCAGCTTTGGTGTCGATAAAACACAGGATGCCATCAACAATAATTTATAA
- a CDS encoding 2TM domain-containing protein: protein METIGYTKETLAYEKAAKRVKELKGFYGNLTSYCLVIPFLLALNLLTAPQHLWFYWPMLGWGIGIVAHAVNVFGIGKEWEERKIQELMNQEKSNTKTL, encoded by the coding sequence ATGGAAACAATAGGATACACAAAAGAAACATTAGCTTACGAAAAAGCAGCAAAAAGAGTAAAAGAGCTGAAAGGGTTCTACGGAAACCTTACTTCATATTGTTTAGTCATTCCATTCCTGCTGGCACTGAACCTTCTTACCGCTCCCCAACATTTGTGGTTTTACTGGCCGATGCTGGGATGGGGAATCGGGATCGTTGCTCATGCAGTTAATGTTTTCGGGATAGGAAAAGAATGGGAAGAAAGAAAGATTCAGGAACTGATGAACCAGGAGAAAAGCAATACAAAAACATTATAA
- a CDS encoding LytR/AlgR family response regulator transcription factor has product MIKTVIIEDEKPASRKLERMLSSFPEIEVVAKIESVEEGIAWFSENEHPQLIFSDIVLGDGLSFDIFEKIPTKGFIIYTTAFDQYTLKAFKLNSIDYLLKPILEEDLSGAVEKFKSFIPASNTTGSEDIKQLIRKEKSTLSRVLVKIGYNLKIVQTHEISCFFSENKIVYLQTADRVYPSDFTLDELEDILDEKKFFRVNRQFIINSDYVKNIHTSPYYKVDMEFQPQEEITVSRDRVKDFKEWLVG; this is encoded by the coding sequence ATGATCAAGACTGTCATTATTGAAGATGAAAAACCCGCCTCAAGGAAGCTGGAAAGAATGCTGAGCAGCTTTCCTGAAATAGAAGTGGTTGCCAAAATAGAATCGGTAGAAGAAGGAATAGCCTGGTTTTCCGAAAATGAACATCCACAGCTTATTTTTTCCGACATCGTTCTTGGAGACGGTTTATCCTTCGATATCTTTGAAAAAATACCCACCAAAGGGTTTATCATTTACACCACAGCTTTTGATCAATATACCCTGAAAGCATTTAAGTTGAACAGTATCGATTACCTTTTAAAACCTATCCTGGAAGAAGATCTTTCCGGGGCGGTGGAAAAATTCAAATCATTCATACCGGCAAGCAATACAACAGGTTCCGAAGACATCAAGCAGCTGATCAGGAAAGAAAAATCTACCCTGTCCAGAGTCCTGGTAAAAATAGGGTATAACCTGAAAATTGTTCAGACCCACGAAATAAGCTGTTTTTTCAGTGAAAATAAGATCGTGTATCTCCAGACGGCAGATCGCGTTTATCCATCAGATTTCACACTGGACGAGCTGGAAGATATTCTGGATGAGAAAAAATTTTTCAGGGTAAACAGACAGTTTATTATCAATTCGGATTACGTAAAAAACATTCATACCTCACCTTACTACAAAGTGGATATGGAATTTCAGCCTCAGGAAGAAATCACCGTTAGCCGGGACAGGGTGAAAGATTTTAAAGAATGGCTGGTAGGCTAG
- a CDS encoding 2TM domain-containing protein, whose translation MDYNNAYERVSQLKKFYKSLLWFVIVAGFIFLDDIFENGTINLSLFDGSVILLIWGIVLTVKAVKLFLLDTEWENRIIEKEMRKSKKSIDF comes from the coding sequence ATGGATTACAATAACGCGTACGAAAGAGTCAGCCAGCTTAAAAAATTCTATAAAAGCCTTCTTTGGTTTGTGATAGTTGCCGGGTTTATTTTTCTTGATGACATTTTTGAAAACGGGACCATTAATCTCTCCTTATTTGACGGATCTGTCATCCTTTTGATATGGGGAATCGTTTTAACGGTAAAAGCTGTAAAGCTCTTCCTTTTGGATACGGAATGGGAAAATAGGATTATAGAAAAAGAGATGAGAAAGAGCAAAAAGAGCATTGACTTTTAA
- a CDS encoding 2TM domain-containing protein: MTLLLSTMYSFVLGVGNGLINDFLNKKFPWSETTRTRAILSIISIIIGNFILVYFCNYMNYVVIQNVATTEEFFSKKYGVTNWFMINIALLISAFLHAKGFMEELKKTSRKEVVEQKLIAKSANAQFESLKNQLDPHFLFNSLNVLSSLIDENPAQAQKFTASMSKIYRYVLEQKDKELVTVEDEIEFAKTYCDLLKTRFEDSVDFIFDVKKEDYRRYVVPLSLQLLLENCIKHNFATPSKPLVIKIFSDNDTLCIENNLQAREQMKESAGIGLANIVQRYALLTKKNVFIEKSEDYFKVKVPILVNKPNITSVQTEDENGSYEKARKRVKELKSFYANLISYCTVIPFLVIINLITSPRDLWFYFPMLGWGIGLVSHAFRVFGVGESWKEKKIREIMDKQKNRDHERL, translated from the coding sequence ATGACCCTGCTGCTTTCTACGATGTATTCCTTTGTATTGGGAGTAGGAAACGGCCTGATTAACGATTTCCTCAATAAAAAGTTCCCGTGGTCCGAAACAACGAGGACAAGAGCCATTTTAAGTATTATCTCCATTATTATCGGGAATTTTATCCTTGTGTATTTCTGTAATTATATGAATTATGTTGTGATTCAGAACGTGGCAACTACAGAAGAGTTCTTTTCCAAAAAATATGGCGTTACCAATTGGTTCATGATTAATATCGCCCTTCTTATTTCCGCATTCCTTCATGCGAAAGGCTTTATGGAAGAGCTGAAGAAGACGTCACGGAAAGAAGTGGTAGAGCAGAAACTCATTGCAAAATCTGCCAATGCACAGTTTGAAAGCCTGAAAAACCAGCTGGATCCTCACTTTCTCTTTAACTCCCTGAATGTACTGAGCTCGCTCATTGATGAAAATCCCGCTCAGGCTCAGAAGTTTACCGCTTCAATGTCAAAGATTTACCGTTATGTGCTGGAGCAGAAAGATAAAGAGCTTGTCACGGTAGAAGACGAGATAGAATTCGCAAAAACCTATTGCGACCTTTTAAAAACCAGATTTGAGGATAGTGTAGACTTTATTTTTGATGTTAAAAAAGAAGATTACAGGAGATATGTAGTTCCGCTTTCCCTTCAGCTTTTACTGGAAAACTGCATCAAACATAATTTTGCGACCCCTTCAAAACCTTTGGTTATAAAAATATTTTCAGATAATGATACGCTTTGCATTGAAAACAATCTTCAGGCAAGAGAGCAGATGAAAGAAAGCGCAGGGATTGGTCTTGCCAATATTGTTCAGCGGTATGCCCTGCTTACCAAAAAAAATGTTTTCATTGAAAAATCAGAGGATTATTTTAAAGTAAAAGTTCCGATACTTGTTAATAAGCCAAACATTACCAGTGTACAAACCGAAGATGAAAACGGATCTTATGAGAAAGCCAGGAAAAGAGTAAAAGAGCTGAAAAGCTTCTACGCCAATTTAATTTCCTACTGTACAGTCATTCCCTTTTTGGTAATTATTAATCTTATAACTTCTCCAAGAGACCTGTGGTTTTATTTTCCTATGCTTGGATGGGGGATCGGTCTCGTTTCTCATGCATTCCGTGTGTTTGGGGTAGGAGAATCCTGGAAAGAAAAGAAGATCCGTGAAATTATGGATAAACAAAAAAACAGAGATCATGAAAGATTATAA
- a CDS encoding 2TM domain-containing protein — translation MKDYNENDIRYQQAKRQVERLSRFYRHLFIYIVVNALIVFYNYRHLEPGESYFQFKNFFTATCWGIGLVAHAIIVFLPNMSFVKNWEEKKIRKEMKKKD, via the coding sequence ATGAAAGATTATAATGAAAATGACATCCGTTACCAGCAGGCAAAAAGGCAGGTGGAGCGGTTAAGCAGATTTTACAGGCATCTGTTCATCTATATAGTTGTAAATGCTTTAATTGTTTTCTATAATTATAGACATTTAGAACCCGGGGAGAGCTATTTTCAGTTCAAAAACTTCTTTACGGCTACTTGCTGGGGAATTGGGCTGGTGGCTCATGCAATAATTGTCTTCTTACCTAATATGAGCTTTGTCAAAAACTGGGAAGAGAAAAAGATCAGGAAAGAGATGAAGAAGAAAGACTGA
- a CDS encoding superoxide dismutase family protein: MKGQTLALLAGCAFLAASCCTTKTYAVNAKSGTQTGGTAKFTQKGEEVTMKLEVTNLTPGIHAVHIHEKGDCSAADGTSTGGHWNPAKDDHGKWGAEHFHMGDIGNLTADASGKAVLTFKTTKWCLGCTDESKNIIGKGLIVHAAADDFHTQPTGNAGGRVGCVEIK; encoded by the coding sequence ATGAAAGGACAAACATTAGCATTACTGGCGGGGTGTGCATTTTTAGCGGCTTCATGCTGCACGACAAAAACGTATGCTGTTAACGCTAAGAGCGGAACTCAGACGGGTGGAACGGCCAAGTTTACCCAGAAAGGAGAAGAAGTGACGATGAAACTTGAAGTTACGAATCTTACTCCAGGTATTCATGCGGTGCATATTCACGAAAAAGGAGACTGCTCTGCAGCCGATGGAACTTCTACAGGCGGACACTGGAATCCTGCTAAAGACGACCACGGAAAATGGGGTGCCGAGCATTTCCACATGGGAGATATAGGAAACCTTACTGCTGACGCAAGCGGAAAAGCTGTCCTTACTTTCAAAACAACCAAATGGTGTCTGGGTTGTACGGATGAATCTAAAAACATTATCGGAAAAGGATTAATTGTACATGCTGCTGCAGACGATTTCCATACTCAACCTACCGGAAATGCAGGAGGAAGAGTGGGATGTGTAGAAATTAAATAA